One window from the genome of Streptomyces sp. NBC_00708 encodes:
- a CDS encoding CatB-related O-acetyltransferase has product MPVPADPTVLHPMPGQRRVVQLKPLVTSPLIEVGEYSYYDDPDDATAFETRNVLYHYGPEKLVIGRFCALGTGVRFLMNGANHRMDGPSTFPFPTLGGSWADHFDLLAGLPNRGDTVVGNDVWFGHGATVLPGVRIGHGTIIGSGSVVTKDVPDYGIVGGNPARLLRTRYADEDIARLLALAWWDWPAEHITAHIRTLMSGTVDDLEAAAPTLPRA; this is encoded by the coding sequence ATGCCCGTACCCGCCGACCCCACCGTGCTCCATCCGATGCCCGGTCAGCGGAGGGTGGTGCAGCTCAAGCCGCTGGTGACCTCGCCGCTGATCGAGGTGGGGGAGTACTCGTACTACGACGACCCGGACGACGCCACCGCGTTCGAGACCCGCAACGTCCTCTACCACTACGGCCCGGAGAAGCTGGTCATCGGCAGGTTCTGCGCGCTCGGTACGGGTGTGCGCTTCCTGATGAACGGTGCCAACCACCGTATGGACGGTCCCTCCACCTTCCCGTTCCCGACCCTGGGCGGCTCCTGGGCCGACCACTTCGACCTGCTCGCCGGGCTGCCGAACCGGGGCGACACCGTCGTCGGCAACGACGTCTGGTTCGGACACGGGGCGACGGTGCTGCCCGGCGTGCGGATCGGGCACGGCACGATCATCGGCAGCGGCTCCGTGGTCACCAAGGACGTGCCGGACTACGGGATCGTCGGCGGCAACCCGGCCCGGCTGCTGCGTACCCGCTACGCGGACGAGGACATCGCGCGCCTCCTCGCTCTGGCCTGGTGGGACTGGCCCGCCGAGCACATCACCGCCCACATCCGGACCCTCATGTCCGGGACGGTCGACGACCTCGAAGCCGCCGCCCCGACCCTGCCGCGCGCCTGA